The genomic segment CGCTGGAAAAATTTTAAAGGAGTTCAACGCTTCTTGTCGAATACCATCCTCATTTCAGAGTGTAGGAGATGGTATTCGTGGCATCAGCCAATATACGCATGATCCAAGCCGGAGCCGTACCTGTAATCGCCAAGCTCTGCCGCATCGCAAAGATCCGTGAAATTGTCAACCAACTGGTGAAATGGGATGAAGCCATTTCACGCGTCTCACCGGGGATTCTCATCGAAAGTCTGATCATCTGCATCCTCTGCGGGAGAAAAGCCCTTTGGAAAGTGGAGCAATTTTGGGCCAAGCAGGATATGACCGCTGTGTTCCGAGGCCATCTGACGCTGGAGCAGGTGAACGATGACGCATATGGACATGCACTGGATAAGCTCGCCGAGATTTCGCAGGAGACACTGGTCAGCCTGGTCGGGGTCACACTGCTTCACGCCCATGCGATGGGGATTCGTTTCGTCCACTTTGACACCACATCAAAATCCGTCCAGGGCGCGTACGAAGAAGAGGCCACCGGAGATTTCGATGTGAATCGAGGGCATAGCAAAGATCTTCGCCCGGATTTGAAACAGTTTAAGATCGGCGCCGCAGTCCAAGAGAATGGACTTCCGATCATGGGCCAACTGCTTTCCGGCAATACGGCCGATGTC from the Heliomicrobium undosum genome contains:
- a CDS encoding IS1634 family transposase, translating into MASANIRMIQAGAVPVIAKLCRIAKIREIVNQLVKWDEAISRVSPGILIESLIICILCGRKALWKVEQFWAKQDMTAVFRGHLTLEQVNDDAYGHALDKLAEISQETLVSLVGVTLLHAHAMGIRFVHFDTTSKSVQGAYEEEATGDFDVNRGHSKDLRPDLKQFKIGAAVQENGLPIMGQLLSGNTADVTWNPEAAVEMQKFFTEKGYRDVIFVADCALVSTEGLNKLARQGVQFISRLPETFALAQTLKDEAWVTGQWEDLGTVTDSSEAERARYSVYSTRRELAGREYGFLVVHSSHLESRKEKTLQRQFAKRKATLQKEAAALSDRPFACEDDARIALEEWRADTLKQGFHVEGAVECKTAHRHAH